The Helianthus annuus cultivar XRQ/B chromosome 16, HanXRQr2.0-SUNRISE, whole genome shotgun sequence genome includes a window with the following:
- the LOC110920365 gene encoding protein NRT1/ PTR FAMILY 4.5-like, translated as MGMSGNVKTQPKHQTRLGGTRAAMFVYVMVGLENMAFLSMSVSLVTYFFGYMNFSLTKSATTLTNFLGTAYLLPLFGGYISDTYLSRFKTCILFASFEVVGYALLAVQARFQQLRPVPCNASLGNQCEQAESGQAAILFTGLYLVAFGTSGIKAALPSLGADQYDESDPKGVKSLASYFNWLMFSVTTGAAFGVTFLVWISSNQGWDWGFGVCSVAVLVSALFLLMGKSMYRNYVPKGSPILRILQVFVVAIKNRNIPVPEMTEELHETYDKESGVTTDILQRTDKLRCLDRAAVVRSELDASELRSSESWKLCTVTQVEETKILIRMFPIILSTIFMNTCLAQLQTFTIQQSTTMDRNLHGFTVPGPSIPVIPLVFMSILIPLYDRIFVPVMRRFTGIPTGITHLQRIGVGLVLSAISMAVAGIVETHRKSVAVENNMVDSPGPLPLTVFWLGYQYAIFGLADMFTLVGLLEFFYKESSSGMKSLGTAIAWCSMAFGYYTSSIVVEVVNKVSNGWLASNNLNRDKLNYFYWLLAGLSIVNLGVYLMCASWYKYKKTGMKQIDGGNNGHVTSEGKIHTSIA; from the exons ATG GGGATGAGCGGAAATGTCAAAACACAACCTAAACACCAGACAAGGCTGGGTGGGACGAGAGCGGCTATGTTTGTATATG TTATGGTAGGGCTTGAAAATATGGCATTCCTTTCGATGTCTGTCAGCTTGGTGACTTACTTCTTCGGTTATATGAATTTTAGTTTGACCAAGTCAGCCACGACACTTACAAACTTCTTGGGCACTGCATATCTACTACCACTATTTGGAGGGTATATTTCTGACACCTATTTGTCGAGATTCAAGACTTGCATCCTATTCGCTTCTTTTGAAGTTGTG GGTTATGCACTCCTAGCAGTTCAAGCACGCTTCCAACAGTTAAGGCCGGTTCCGTGTAACGCTAGCCTAGGAAATCAGTGTGAGCAAGCAGAAAGTGGGCAAGCGGCGATACTGTTCACGGGTTTGTATTTGGTTGCGTTTGGGACAAGTGGAATTAAAGCAGCCCTGCCTTCACTAGGAGCAGACCAATATGATGAAAGTGACCCGAAAGGGGTAAAATCACTTGCAAGCTACTTTAACTGGCTTATGTTTAGCGTCACAACCGGGGCTGCATTTGGTGTCACGTTTTTAGTGTGGATCAGCTCCAACCAAGGATGGGATTGGGGGTTCGGTGTGTGTTCTGTAGCTGTCTTGGTATCGGCTCTTTTTCTACTTATGGGGAAATCCATGTATAGGAATTACGTACCTAAAGGAAGCCCGATCCTTAGAATTCTACAG GTATTTGTGGTGGCAATAAAAAACCGAAATATACCAGTACCCGAGATGACAGAGGAGTTGCATGAGACATATGACAAAGAATCTGGAGTAACAACTGATATTCTACAAAGAACAGATAAACTCAG ATGTCTGGATAGGGCAGCGGTTGTTAGGAGCGAACTTGATGCATCTGAACTGCGGTCATCAGAATCATGGAAACTGTGTACAGTAACACAAGTTGAAGAAACTAAGATATTAATCCGCATGTTCCCGATTATACTAAGCACTATATTCATGAACACATGTTTGGCGCAACTACAAACGTTCACCATTCAACAAAGTACAACCATGGACAGGAACCTCCACGGTTTTACGGTTCCTGGTCCCTCAATTCCCGTAATTCCACTCGTGTTCATGTCTATTCTAATCCCACTTTACGATCGAATATTCGTGCCAGTCATGAGAAGGTTCACCGGGATTCCGACAGGAATCACACACCTCCAAAGGATCGGAGTCGGACTAGTTCTCTCCGCCATCTCAATGGCAGTAGCGGGAATCGTGGAAACCCACCGGAAGTCAGTCGCTGTCGAGAATAATATGGTTGATTCCCCGGGACCACTGCCGTTAACGGTTTTCTGGCTAGGTTATCAATACGCTATTTTTGGGTTGGCTGATATGTTTACGTTGGTAGGGCTGTTAGAGTTTTTCTACAAAGAGAGTTCATCGGGAATGAAGTCACTCGGCACCGCTATCGCATGGTGTTCAATGGCTTTTGGATACTACACGAGCTCGATAGTGGTGGAGGTAGTTAATAAAGTGAGTAACGGGTGGTTAGCTAGTAATAACTTGAATAGAGATAAGTTAAATTACTTTTATTGGTTATTAGCGGGTTTAAGTATAGTGAATTTAGGGGTTTATTTGATGTGTGCCTCTTGGTATAAATATAAGAAGACGGGTATGAAGCAAATTGATGGAGGTAACAATGGTCATGTCACAAGTGAAGGAAAGATTCATACGTCTATTGCGTAG
- the LOC110920366 gene encoding uncharacterized protein LOC110920366, giving the protein MTIILRFNLFLLFLSHAIASPRFNLSHFIFPKISEEFRPQSSLFLKDVLGAVCNREHWKLEEIKVSELEIGKVKYGRLQRYEIEFLLANKKDYVFNTWDNVPMWKRLKDREEEFEVSANRVASRALLGSVRIDGPVELLVSGYDEMSLVMPWNTSHAGLKRILVGEDITVEVKNAHEVSLSQTSVTGQQANVIAHREQCNLWLFPSLTCVPLLPVRISGSATVVAFKSRNPGAYISSNILSQNVIELLPDKCYSRRTHKPQQCPVESLRSWIRLGERVLKTFLFDKFNGAKVKAKIEASTAFRFQLELERNIRSNDTRWATMAEWRTRPTVEHVWFEVVARIERKRLKPLTIRKIKPFVGEDSSDWSNLMSNMSFTKLPSVLVAPEALTLDG; this is encoded by the exons ATGACAATCATCCTTAGATTCAATCTCTTCCTCTTGTTCTTATCACACGCAATCGCTTCTCCAAGATTCAATCTTTCtcacttcatcttccccaaaaTCAGCGAAGAATTTCGCCCCCAATCCTCTCTCTTCTTAAAG GATGTGTTAGGAGCTGTATGTAATAGGGAACATTGGAAGTTGGAAGAAATTAAGGTTTCGGAATTGGAGATTGGGAAAGTGAAATATGGGAGATTGCAGAGGTATGAGATTGAGTTTCTGTTGGCGAACAAGAAGGATTATGTGTTTAATACGTGGGATAATGTTCCAATGTGGAAGAGATTGAAGGACAGAGAAGAGGAGTTTGAGGTTTCGGCTAATCGAGTGGCGTCTAGAGCTCTGCTTGGTTCGGTTCGGATAGATGGACCTGTTGAGTTGCTTGTTTCCGGATACGATGAGATGTCGTTGGTAATGCCG TGGAACACGTCGCATGCTGGTCTGAAGCGGATACTTGTCGGTGAAGACATTACAGTAGAGGTGAAGAATGCACATGAAGTCTCGCTTTCTCAAACATCCGTTACCGGACAACAAGCAAATGTCATTGCTCATAGGGAGCAATGTAACCTATGGCTCTTTCCATCTTTGACGTGTGTGCCGTTACTTCCAGTAAGGATTTCTGGGTCTGCAACTGTAGTCGCCTTCAAGAGTCGAAATCCCGGAGCATACATTTCATCAAATATTCTATCGCAGAATGTTATTGAGTTGCTTCCGGATAAATGCTACTCTAGACGTACCCATAAACCGCAACAGTGTCCGGTCGAATCCTTGAGGTCGTGGATAAGACTGGGTGAAAGAGTATTGAAGACCTTTTTGTTCGACAAATTTAACGGGGCAAAAGTTAAAGCAAAGATCGAAGCGTCAACTGCGTTTCGTTTTCAGTTGGAACTAGAAAGGAATATTAGGAGTAATGATACGCGGTGGGCTACTATGGCGGAATGGCGTACAAGGCCTACCGTCGAGCATGTATGGTTTGAGGTAGTTGCGAGAATCGAACGGAAGCGGTTAAAGCCGTTAACTATTAGGAAGATAAAACCGTTTGTTGGAGAAGATTCATCCGATTGGAGTAACTTGATGTCTAATATGTCGTTCACTAAATTGCCGTCGGTCCTTGTAGCTCCTGAGGCTCTTACACTAGATGGGTAG